The Apium graveolens cultivar Ventura chromosome 6, ASM990537v1, whole genome shotgun sequence genome contains a region encoding:
- the LOC141665936 gene encoding secreted RxLR effector protein 161-like: MGEAEVTLGMKIKCENNGISISQSHHIEKILKRFNFKDSSPVSTPLDPSIKLLPNKGVAVSQLEYSRAIGSLMYAMISTRPDISYVVGKFSRYTSKPSSHHWQALSRVFKYLKGTMDYGLLYTGFPSVIERHLDASWISNKEDHSSTSGWVFLLRGGAISWTSKKQSCITDSMMESEFVALSAASKEAEWLRIVA, translated from the coding sequence ATGGGGGAGGCTGAGGTGACTCTTGGTATGAAGATCAAGTGTGAGAACAATGGTATTTCAATTTCTCAATCTCATCATATTGAGAagattttgaaaagatttaactTTAAGGATTCTTCTCCTGTTAGCACTCCTCTTGATCCTAGTATTAAACTCCTACCTAATAAGGGTGTGGCAGTATCTCAACTTGAATACTCAAGGGCTATTGGTAGTCTTATGTATGCCATGATAAGCACTAGGCCGGATATTTCCTATGTTGTTGGAAAGTTTAGTAGGTATACAAGCAAACCAAGTTCACATCATTGGCAAGCCTTAAGTCGAGTGTTCAAGTACTTGAAAGGAACCATGGATTATGGTTTGTTATATACTGGATTTCCTTCGGTTATTGAACGTCATTTAGATGCAAGTTGGATTTCCAATAAGGAAGACCATTCTTCCACAAGTGGCTGGGTATTCCTTCTTAGAGGAGGTGCTATCTCTTGGACATCAAAGAAGCAGAGTTGCATTACTGATTCAATGATGGAATCTGAATTTGTGGCATTATCAGCGGCTAGTAAAGAAGCTGAATGGCTAAGAATTGTGGCCTAA
- the LOC141665937 gene encoding uncharacterized protein LOC141665937, which yields MTNGESAKDMTSKFTKLDKFEGQDFRRWQKKMYFMLTTLKVVYNLSTPMPKVIENETIEQTRKHCKWENDDYICHGHILNGMSDSLFDAYQNVYSAKELWDSVESKYMAEDASSKKFLMDESISVYGVIDKLPPSWKDYKHTLKHNKDDMTLVELGSHFIIEEALRTQEIENNPKGKNQVGDYSINMVEDGGPSKNSKDGKGDKRKFKRNYNSSNKKPKMACWKCGKPGHFKKDCRVGKGKLENQNAGPSGSKDP from the exons ATGACGAACGGAGAATCTGCAAAAGATATGACAAGCAAGTTTACAAAACTGGACAAGTTTGAGGGTCAGGATTTTAGAAGATGGCAGAAGAAGATGTATTTTATGTTGACCACGCTGAAGGTTGTGTATAATCTGAGTACCCCCATGCCAAAAGTGATTGAGAATGAAACTATTGAACAAACAAGGAAGCACTGCAAATGGGAAAATGATGATTACATCTGTCACGGTCACATCTTGAACGGTATGTCTGATTCCCTTTTCGATGCATACCAAAATGTTTATTCGGCGAAAGAATTGTGGGATTCTGTTGAATCCAAGTACATGGCAGAAGATGCTTCTAGTAAGAAGTTTCTG ATGGATGAATCTATCTCTGTTTATGGTGTTATAGACAAACTGCCACCATCATGGAAGGATTATAAACACACCTTGAAACATAATAAAGATGATATGACGCTGGTTGAACTTGGAAGTCACTTCATAATTGAAGAGGCTTTGAGAACTCAAGAAATTGAGAATAATCCCAAGGGCAAGAACCAAGTCGGTGATTATTCTATAAATATGGTTGAAGATGGTGGACCTTCTAAGAATTCTAAGGATGGAAAGGGTGATAAACGGAAGTTTAAAAGAAACTACAACTCTTCCAACAAAAAGCCTAAGATGGCATGTTGGAAGTGTGGCAAACCTGGACATTTCAAGAAGGATTGTCGGGTTGGTAAAGGCAAGCTGGAAAATCAAAATGCTGGTCCAAGCGGATCCAAGGATCCATAA